In Macellibacteroides fermentans, one genomic interval encodes:
- a CDS encoding glycosyltransferase family protein yields MKALFLIFHGFEAHNGISKKILYQVEGLKQNNIEVMLSYLLIDKNGFHKRMVNDRIIENYGKGLFAKIKKRICYDKLKSYILKEQINLLYVRHDLNANPFLVSFFKSIKDNNINIILEIPTYPYDNEFIHASWKDRLQNYIDKLYRNSLSKTLYRIVTFTNFSHIWGIQTINISNGIDFNAVKLKSNNKTNIDELNLIGVADIHAWHGYDRVIRGMINYYKYNRDIKVYFHIVGNGIEQVINDLKQITRDNNLSEFVKFYGPKSGLELDLLFDFADFGIASLARHRSNIVNIKTLKNREYAARGIPFIYSEIDSDFENMPYVLKAPANEESIDICRIIDFYSRLNMTAKEIRESIHYLSWKNQMKIILKTPINS; encoded by the coding sequence ATGAAAGCATTATTTCTTATTTTTCATGGTTTTGAAGCGCACAACGGGATAAGTAAGAAAATCCTTTACCAGGTTGAAGGTTTAAAGCAGAACAACATTGAAGTAATGCTGTCTTATCTTTTAATTGATAAAAATGGCTTTCATAAAAGAATGGTCAATGATAGAATAATCGAAAATTATGGTAAGGGATTATTCGCAAAAATAAAAAAGAGAATTTGTTATGATAAATTAAAAAGCTATATTCTTAAAGAGCAAATTAATTTATTATACGTAAGACATGACTTAAATGCAAATCCATTTCTTGTGAGTTTTTTCAAATCTATAAAGGATAATAACATTAATATTATTCTTGAAATACCTACTTATCCTTACGACAATGAGTTTATTCATGCAAGCTGGAAAGATCGACTTCAAAACTACATTGACAAGCTATATAGAAATTCATTATCAAAAACACTATACAGAATAGTCACTTTCACTAATTTTTCACATATATGGGGTATACAAACTATAAATATTTCAAATGGAATAGATTTTAATGCGGTAAAATTAAAATCGAATAACAAAACTAATATTGATGAATTAAATCTTATTGGAGTGGCTGATATTCATGCCTGGCATGGTTATGATCGTGTTATTAGAGGTATGATTAACTACTATAAATACAATAGAGATATTAAAGTTTATTTCCATATTGTAGGTAATGGTATTGAACAAGTAATAAACGATTTAAAACAAATAACAAGAGACAATAACCTCAGTGAGTTTGTAAAATTTTATGGACCAAAATCTGGTTTGGAACTAGATTTACTATTTGATTTTGCTGATTTTGGTATTGCAAGCTTGGCAAGACACAGAAGTAATATTGTAAACATTAAAACCTTAAAAAACAGAGAATATGCAGCAAGAGGTATTCCTTTTATATATTCAGAAATTGATTCAGATTTTGAAAACATGCCATATGTATTAAAAGCTCCAGCGAATGAAGAGTCAATTGATATTTGTCGGATTATTGATTTTTACTCAAGACTAAACATGACTGCAAAAGAAATAAGAGAATCAATACACTATTTATCTTGGAAGAATCAAATGAAAATCATACTCAAAACCCCAATTAACTCATGA
- a CDS encoding glycosyltransferase family 4 protein: MERVVTLKANYFAEVYGYEVVIILTDGKDKKPFYSLSPLVRIINLDVNYDELYGKSFLKKTVLYLKKQRIFKNRLRDCLFSLKPDISISTLRREINFFNSIKDGSIKIGEIHFSKANYRDFKSEKIINIVQKSIAFFWMSQLIYQLKKLDRFITLTEEDKMLWTELKNVQTINNPLSFFPDRISQCENKQIIAAGRYVPQKGFDLLIEAWSLVEKKHPDWKLLIFGDGDRKLLENIINKNNLQNCYLKHSTNDIACEFINSSIYVLSSRFEGFGMVIIEAMACGVPPIAFDCPCGPKDIINNLKDGILVKSEDINELADKICFLIENENIRKEMGIKARKNAERFKIEYIAEQWKLLFEELINKSNNKKVNE, from the coding sequence ATGGAAAGAGTTGTGACTTTAAAAGCAAACTATTTTGCAGAAGTTTATGGTTACGAAGTTGTTATCATATTAACGGATGGAAAAGATAAAAAACCATTTTATTCACTTTCACCATTGGTTAGAATAATTAACTTAGACGTAAACTATGACGAACTTTACGGTAAATCATTTTTAAAAAAAACAGTTTTATATTTAAAGAAACAACGTATTTTTAAAAACAGGCTAAGAGATTGCTTATTTAGTTTAAAGCCAGACATTTCAATTTCTACACTTCGAAGAGAAATAAATTTCTTTAATTCTATAAAAGATGGAAGTATAAAAATTGGAGAAATTCATTTTAGCAAAGCAAATTACAGAGATTTTAAAAGTGAAAAAATTATTAATATAGTCCAGAAATCAATTGCATTTTTCTGGATGAGTCAGCTAATCTATCAACTAAAAAAACTTGATAGATTTATTACACTAACAGAAGAAGATAAGATGTTATGGACTGAATTAAAGAATGTTCAAACAATAAATAATCCATTATCCTTTTTCCCCGATAGAATTTCTCAATGTGAAAATAAACAAATCATTGCAGCAGGAAGATACGTTCCACAAAAAGGGTTTGATTTACTAATTGAAGCATGGAGCCTTGTTGAAAAAAAACATCCTGATTGGAAACTTCTAATTTTTGGAGATGGTGATAGAAAATTGCTTGAAAATATTATTAATAAGAATAATCTTCAGAATTGTTATTTAAAACATTCAACAAACGATATTGCATGTGAATTTATTAATAGTTCTATCTATGTACTAAGCTCAAGATTTGAAGGATTTGGAATGGTTATTATTGAAGCTATGGCTTGTGGAGTACCACCAATTGCCTTTGATTGTCCATGTGGTCCAAAAGATATTATAAACAATTTGAAAGATGGTATTCTTGTTAAATCTGAAGACATCAACGAGCTTGCAGATAAAATATGTTTCTTAATAGAGAACGAAAATATAAGAAAAGAAATGGGTATTAAGGCTCGTAAAAATGCAGAAAGGTTCAAAATAGAATATATCGCGGAGCAATGGAAACTCTTATTTGAAGAACTAATTAACAAATCCAACAATAAAAAAGTAAATGAATAG
- a CDS encoding glycosyltransferase family 2 protein, giving the protein MKWYNKYLSVYNTSLSSISGISGGIINEIKNNLINLQSNNPLVTVSVIAYNEEKHLLGCLWSLSEMKCKYPIEIIGVNNDSQDKTEDIFKAVGLPYYNEYQHSCGYARKCGLEHAKGKFHINIDADTLYPPKYVEIMVDSLMKPSVVAASSLWSYIPDKDHSSFGLKLYEFTRDCHLFIQSLKRPELSVRGLVFAYHTEYAKKVGIRVDIKRGEDGSLALGLKKYGKITFVRKSAARAVTGYGTVGIDGSLYNSFKVRAIKSLKNIFSVFSAKKEYNDEDSNLIK; this is encoded by the coding sequence ATGAAATGGTACAATAAATATTTGTCCGTATACAACACTTCATTATCTAGTATATCTGGTATATCTGGCGGGATAATAAATGAAATTAAGAATAATCTCATTAATCTGCAAAGCAATAATCCGCTTGTTACAGTTTCTGTAATTGCTTATAATGAAGAAAAACATTTACTAGGGTGTTTATGGTCGTTGAGCGAAATGAAATGTAAGTATCCAATCGAAATTATTGGAGTCAATAATGATTCTCAGGATAAGACTGAAGATATATTTAAAGCAGTTGGGTTGCCATATTATAATGAGTATCAACATAGTTGTGGCTATGCCAGAAAGTGTGGATTAGAGCATGCTAAAGGTAAGTTTCATATCAACATCGATGCTGATACACTGTATCCTCCAAAATACGTTGAGATTATGGTTGACTCGCTTATGAAACCCAGTGTAGTTGCAGCAAGCTCATTGTGGAGCTATATACCAGATAAAGATCATTCATCATTTGGTTTAAAATTGTACGAATTCACTCGTGATTGTCATTTATTTATTCAATCATTAAAAAGACCGGAATTGAGTGTTAGAGGCTTGGTGTTTGCCTATCATACTGAATATGCAAAAAAAGTTGGCATTAGAGTAGATATAAAACGGGGTGAAGATGGTTCTCTTGCCCTGGGATTAAAGAAATATGGCAAAATAACCTTCGTGCGTAAATCTGCAGCTAGAGCAGTAACAGGATATGGTACAGTAGGTATTGATGGCTCATTATATAACAGCTTCAAAGTTCGAGCTATTAAATCTTTAAAAAACATTTTTAGTGTCTTCTCTGCAAAAAAAGAATATAATGATGAAGATTCTAATCTTATAAAATAA
- a CDS encoding glycosyltransferase family 2 protein: MAILFWIFLLVIFYTYLGYGIILYVLVKIKEFFVKRKEKLKPLDLPEVTLFITAYNEEKIIKQKMENCRELSYPSELLKIVWVTDGSDDRSVELLSAYTDAKVLHKPGRNGKTAAMNRGMTLIESPIVVFTDANTFLNKEAIQEIVYEFTDPKVGCVAGEKRVVSKEKDSATAGEGIYWKYESALKELDYRLYSAVGAAGELFAVRKELYEPMPADTLLDDFILSLIIAQKGYKIAYCSKAYAVETASLNMNEEKKRKVRIAAGGLQSVWRLRSMFNILSYGWLSFQFISHRVLRWTITPFFLLLLVPINFVLALRGDTFYIVALFLQITFYLMAYAGYLFEKKQIKNKFLFIPYYFVFMNVNVLQGFNYLFQNKGKGSWEKAKRELF, encoded by the coding sequence ATGGCAATATTATTCTGGATCTTTCTGCTGGTTATTTTTTACACTTATCTGGGATATGGGATTATTCTTTATGTCCTTGTGAAGATTAAAGAGTTTTTTGTAAAGCGAAAAGAAAAATTAAAGCCGCTTGATTTACCTGAAGTGACTCTCTTTATAACTGCTTACAACGAAGAGAAGATCATTAAACAGAAGATGGAAAATTGCAGGGAACTCTCCTACCCTTCAGAATTATTGAAAATCGTTTGGGTAACGGATGGATCGGACGACAGGAGCGTTGAGCTTTTGTCGGCATACACTGATGCAAAAGTACTGCATAAACCCGGAAGAAACGGAAAAACGGCAGCAATGAACCGGGGGATGACGTTGATTGAATCTCCGATTGTTGTATTTACCGACGCTAACACCTTTCTGAATAAAGAGGCTATTCAAGAAATAGTATATGAATTTACCGATCCGAAAGTTGGCTGCGTAGCGGGAGAAAAAAGAGTTGTTTCCAAAGAAAAAGATTCTGCCACTGCCGGTGAGGGGATTTATTGGAAATATGAATCTGCACTAAAAGAACTGGATTACAGGCTTTACTCGGCTGTTGGTGCTGCCGGTGAGCTTTTTGCAGTGAGAAAAGAGTTGTATGAACCAATGCCTGCAGATACACTATTGGATGATTTCATTTTATCATTAATAATTGCTCAAAAAGGATATAAAATTGCCTATTGCAGCAAAGCATATGCAGTTGAAACAGCGTCACTTAACATGAACGAAGAAAAAAAACGAAAAGTTAGGATTGCAGCCGGAGGTTTACAATCTGTTTGGCGTTTAAGAAGTATGTTTAATATTCTAAGTTACGGATGGCTTAGTTTTCAGTTTATAAGTCACCGGGTACTGCGATGGACAATCACCCCGTTTTTTCTTTTACTGCTAGTACCAATCAACTTCGTGCTGGCATTAAGGGGAGATACATTTTACATAGTAGCGCTATTTCTACAGATTACATTCTATCTTATGGCATACGCCGGATACTTATTTGAAAAAAAGCAGATAAAAAATAAATTTCTATTCATCCCCTATTACTTTGTATTTATGAACGTAAATGTTTTGCAGGGATTTAACTATTTATTTCAGAATAAAGGCAAAGGAAGTTGGGAAAAAGCAAAAAGAGAATTGTTTTAG
- a CDS encoding acyltransferase family protein, protein MERETNIDIAKGIGIIFVVYGHTFCPFKEYIFLFHMPLFFLLSGLLYNSNKSTKEYIITKYRSLIVPYGYFIVVLNLVFIIISLIQDKPFYIYPGMLIRPYGVTLTLWFFLALFNVCVLFRFIDSLNTNYTKLLLIAFLFCTGLIFSNYKIKLPFYIDSALTVLVFFAAGFYYKKIKSIKYFCYIISLIVGLYYMYKDRIPEVNLKENIYSDPSCIFISLCLSFLILDLSSKLYKYKLIQKILSYLGKKSLIIFTLHILILELIYLFLPKNNEVYAVLNTFLAIIITLFINKILKIEVQISYLQCKMDLIFNFIKKNGYRE, encoded by the coding sequence ATGGAAAGGGAGACAAATATTGATATTGCTAAAGGAATTGGAATAATTTTTGTTGTTTATGGTCATACGTTTTGTCCTTTTAAAGAGTATATTTTCTTATTTCATATGCCACTCTTTTTTTTGTTGTCAGGATTATTGTATAACAGTAATAAATCAACGAAAGAGTATATAATAACAAAATACAGATCACTAATAGTGCCATATGGTTATTTTATTGTTGTTTTAAATTTAGTATTTATTATAATATCATTAATTCAAGATAAACCATTTTACATTTATCCTGGAATGTTGATAAGGCCATATGGTGTTACTTTAACACTTTGGTTTTTCTTGGCTCTTTTTAATGTCTGTGTTTTATTCAGATTTATAGATTCACTAAATACGAACTATACAAAATTATTATTAATTGCTTTTTTATTTTGTACAGGTCTTATTTTTAGTAATTATAAAATAAAATTACCTTTTTACATAGATTCAGCTTTGACTGTATTAGTATTCTTTGCAGCTGGATTTTACTATAAAAAAATTAAATCGATTAAATACTTTTGCTATATTATTTCACTGATAGTAGGTTTATATTATATGTACAAAGATCGAATACCTGAAGTTAATTTAAAGGAAAATATTTATAGTGATCCATCATGCATTTTTATTTCTTTATGCCTTTCGTTTTTAATTTTAGATTTAAGTAGTAAATTATATAAATATAAACTAATTCAAAAGATATTATCATATTTAGGTAAAAAATCTCTTATTATATTTACACTCCACATTCTAATTCTAGAATTAATATATCTTTTTTTACCCAAGAATAATGAAGTATACGCTGTGTTGAATACATTTTTAGCAATAATAATCACTTTATTCATAAATAAAATATTAAAAATTGAAGTTCAGATTAGTTATCTACAATGTAAAATGGATTTAATATTTAATTTTATCAAAAAAAATGGATACAGAGAATAA
- a CDS encoding hybrid sensor histidine kinase/response regulator: protein MSDKMAADYTVLIVDDVPTNVMLVQAILKKEGYTLLTADSGKKALEMTDTHNPNLILLDIMMPEMDGFEVLQRLKENPKTNHIPVIIMSALSDMQSVVRGYQLGAVEYVTKPFQREELVKRVAHRFELFSIKRIKRELERTIESRDTLYSVIAHDLRSPLGSLQMMNNAILMMVDKDKVGDEVFEMLKMMNKTSEEIFLLLDNLLKWAKNRLNKQIVFKQVTDVNSIVDSTAQIYIPVAEQKGITLEILNIDKELNGFVDIDMLKTIIRNLVSNALKFTYSGGKVVVETKESENGIVVSVSDSGKGMTDEEIDKLINKNINFTTYGTNNEKGSGLGLMLCKDFIKLHNGELSIDSKPGEGSTFSFTLPSGN from the coding sequence ATGAGTGATAAAATGGCTGCTGACTATACCGTTCTGATAGTGGATGATGTGCCTACCAATGTGATGTTGGTACAGGCTATTCTGAAGAAGGAAGGTTATACCCTATTAACAGCTGATAGCGGTAAGAAAGCGCTGGAAATGACCGATACTCATAATCCAAATCTTATTTTGTTAGATATTATGATGCCCGAAATGGATGGCTTTGAGGTTTTACAACGACTGAAAGAAAATCCGAAAACGAATCATATCCCTGTAATTATCATGTCTGCATTAAGCGATATGCAAAGTGTTGTAAGGGGTTACCAGCTTGGAGCTGTTGAATATGTAACGAAACCTTTTCAAAGGGAAGAACTTGTTAAACGTGTAGCCCACCGGTTCGAATTATTCAGCATTAAACGTATAAAAAGAGAACTGGAACGAACGATAGAATCAAGAGACACCTTGTATTCTGTAATTGCTCACGACCTTCGCTCTCCTCTTGGATCATTACAGATGATGAATAACGCCATTTTAATGATGGTAGATAAGGATAAAGTTGGAGATGAAGTTTTTGAAATGTTGAAGATGATGAATAAAACTTCTGAAGAGATATTCCTCTTATTGGACAACCTCCTTAAATGGGCTAAAAACAGGCTGAACAAACAGATAGTTTTTAAGCAGGTGACCGATGTAAACAGTATTGTAGACAGCACGGCTCAAATTTACATCCCTGTGGCAGAACAGAAAGGGATTACACTGGAAATTCTAAATATCGATAAAGAATTAAACGGTTTTGTTGATATTGACATGTTAAAAACAATCATCCGAAATTTAGTCTCCAACGCATTGAAATTCACCTATTCAGGCGGTAAAGTTGTAGTTGAGACGAAGGAATCTGAGAATGGAATAGTTGTTAGCGTAAGTGATTCCGGCAAAGGGATGACAGACGAAGAGATTGATAAGCTGATAAATAAAAACATCAATTTCACGACCTATGGAACCAATAATGAAAAAGGTTCCGGATTAGGATTGATGCTTTGCAAAGACTTTATCAAGTTACATAATGGCGAACTCTCTATCGATTCAAAACCGGGTGAAGGTTCAACATTCAGTTTCACATTACCCTCAGGTAATTAA
- a CDS encoding PAS domain-containing sensor histidine kinase: protein MVQVLGSIINVSDNFKYVYFNSEAEHVMNRRAKDILGKTDFDLFPDQTWASEIRNKDLKAIAEGRLSEYAVNYKDPSGRIRIVNALRTRVQSKNEVYLVAMLWDITEQHNNELELIKARESDRLKTNFLANVSHEIRTPLNAIIGFASIVGDAHDEFERNYYMNIINENSNQLLKLIDDIIDLSSLEVDKFEFKMRSVELKDICRSVYNMFSQKTKPEVSFIFDNNILPSVFLYTDPKRLHQVLSNLIDNAVKFTIKGNIRFGYEIQSEENTDKQFVRIYVEDTGIGIDKNYNHVLFDRFFKADNFTQGFGLGLPIAKKLTEEMGGELKFTSEIGCGSKFWIKIPILSNS from the coding sequence GTGGTCCAGGTTTTGGGGAGTATTATAAATGTATCCGATAATTTTAAGTACGTCTATTTTAATTCGGAGGCAGAACATGTTATGAATAGGCGGGCAAAAGATATATTAGGGAAAACAGATTTTGATTTATTTCCGGATCAAACATGGGCCTCCGAAATTAGGAATAAAGATTTAAAGGCTATCGCGGAGGGTCGTTTGAGTGAATATGCTGTAAACTATAAAGATCCTTCCGGAAGGATACGCATTGTAAACGCACTTCGAACACGTGTTCAATCGAAAAATGAAGTTTATTTAGTGGCGATGCTGTGGGATATAACAGAACAGCACAACAATGAATTGGAGCTTATTAAAGCCAGGGAATCCGATCGTCTTAAAACGAATTTCCTGGCCAATGTAAGTCACGAGATACGTACTCCCCTCAATGCAATAATCGGTTTTGCTTCAATTGTGGGTGATGCCCATGACGAATTTGAACGAAATTATTACATGAATATCATTAATGAAAACAGCAACCAGCTTTTAAAGCTTATTGATGACATAATTGATTTATCTTCGTTGGAAGTCGACAAGTTTGAATTTAAAATGAGAAGTGTAGAATTGAAAGACATTTGTCGGTCTGTTTATAATATGTTTAGTCAGAAAACTAAGCCGGAAGTGAGTTTTATTTTTGATAATAACATCTTACCATCAGTCTTTTTGTACACCGATCCGAAACGACTACATCAGGTATTGTCAAATTTAATTGATAATGCCGTAAAGTTTACGATTAAAGGAAATATCCGTTTTGGATACGAAATCCAATCTGAAGAAAATACCGACAAACAATTTGTTCGTATATACGTAGAGGATACTGGAATTGGAATCGATAAAAATTATAATCATGTGTTGTTTGATCGCTTTTTTAAGGCCGACAATTTTACGCAGGGCTTCGGATTGGGATTACCAATTGCTAAAAAACTCACAGAAGAGATGGGTGGTGAACTTAAATTTACCAGTGAAATTGGCTGCGGTTCTAAATTTTGGATTAAGATCCCGATCCTGTCAAACAGCTAA